In Blattabacterium cuenoti, a single window of DNA contains:
- the rpsM gene encoding 30S ribosomal protein S13 translates to MVRISGIDIPKTKRGVIGLTYVYGINKSLSEQILNSIGIDKNIKVKNWSDKDVINIRKYISNNLKIEGELKSEIKLSIKRLMDIGCYRGIRHRKKLPLRGQKTKNNCRTRKGKKKTIANKKRSIK, encoded by the coding sequence ATGGTTAGAATATCAGGTATAGATATTCCAAAAACTAAACGAGGAGTAATAGGCCTAACTTATGTATATGGAATTAATAAAAGTTTATCTGAACAAATTTTAAATTCAATAGGCATTGATAAAAATATAAAAGTTAAAAATTGGTCAGATAAAGACGTTATCAATATTAGAAAATATATATCTAATAATTTAAAAATAGAGGGAGAATTAAAATCAGAAATTAAATTAAGTATTAAACGATTAATGGATATAGGATGTTATAGAGGAATTAGACATAGAAAAAAATTACCATTAAGAGGACAAAAAACTAAAAATAATTGTAGAACAAGAAAAGGTAAGAAAAAAACTATAGCTAATAAAAAACGGTCTATTAAGTAA
- the secY gene encoding preprotein translocase subunit SecY, producing MNHLFISICNIWNNKDLRNKIFNTINLLLIYRFGAYIPLPGINPLAINNFLNHLHSGSKGLMQILSSFTGGAFNRASIFALGVMPYISASIIVQLMCIIIPNLNRIQKDGESGKKQINILTRWLTLGVCLIQAPFYLISLTKQFLPISSFYSSYLLNMNVLHDQILFWILGIIMLTCGTLFTMWIGDKITENGIGNGISLIIMSGIIVRFPSAITKELIMKLKYHNKIIGLLIFNIECIFFILVILFTIILIQAVRKIPIQYVSHYRSMNFYKNFKLIQKKHQYLPLKMTAAGVMPIIFSQSIMLFPLFFYNYVHNNKIKNIFYIFQNIYGFWYNFCFICLIIIFTFFYTAITIPVNQISYDLKRNGGYIPKIMPGKETANYLDIILSRITLPGAILLAIIAILPAIVCRLGITQNFSLFYGGTSLLIVVGVILDLLQQVDIYLLNYYYDNLMILKSNRYNLKN from the coding sequence ATGAATCATTTATTTATTTCTATATGTAATATTTGGAATAATAAAGATTTAAGAAATAAAATATTTAATACAATTAATTTATTGTTAATTTATCGTTTTGGTGCATATATTCCACTCCCTGGAATAAATCCTTTGGCAATAAATAATTTTTTAAATCATTTACATTCTGGATCTAAAGGTTTAATGCAAATTTTATCTTCTTTTACAGGTGGTGCATTTAATAGAGCCTCAATATTTGCATTAGGAGTTATGCCATATATATCTGCTTCAATTATAGTACAATTAATGTGTATTATTATACCTAATTTAAATAGAATACAAAAAGATGGAGAAAGTGGAAAAAAACAAATTAATATTTTAACTAGATGGTTAACATTAGGAGTTTGTTTAATACAAGCTCCATTTTATTTAATTTCTTTAACTAAACAATTTCTTCCTATATCTTCTTTTTATTCTTCATATTTATTAAATATGAATGTATTACATGATCAAATTTTATTTTGGATTCTTGGAATAATAATGTTGACTTGTGGAACATTATTTACAATGTGGATTGGAGATAAAATAACAGAAAATGGAATAGGAAATGGAATTTCTTTAATTATTATGTCAGGAATTATAGTACGTTTTCCAAGTGCTATAACAAAAGAATTAATTATGAAATTAAAATATCATAATAAAATTATTGGATTATTAATTTTTAATATTGAATGTATATTTTTTATATTAGTAATTTTATTTACTATTATTTTAATTCAAGCAGTTAGAAAAATTCCTATTCAATATGTATCTCATTATAGATCAATGAATTTTTATAAAAACTTTAAATTAATTCAAAAAAAACATCAATATTTACCATTAAAAATGACAGCTGCAGGAGTAATGCCTATTATATTTTCTCAATCTATTATGTTATTTCCATTATTTTTTTATAATTATGTTCATAATAATAAAATAAAAAATATATTTTATATTTTTCAAAATATTTATGGTTTTTGGTATAATTTCTGTTTTATTTGTTTAATCATTATTTTTACATTTTTTTATACTGCTATTACAATTCCAGTTAATCAAATCTCATATGATTTAAAAAGAAATGGGGGCTATATACCAAAAATTATGCCTGGAAAAGAAACAGCAAATTATTTAGATATAATTTTATCTAGAATAACATTACCTGGTGCTATATTATTAGCTATTATTGCTATTTTACCAGCTATAGTATGCAGATTAGGAATTACTCAAAATTTTTCTTTATTTTATGGTGGAACATCATTATTAATTGTAGTAGGAGTAATTTTAGATTTACTTCAACAAGTTGATATATATTTATTAAATTATTATTATGATAATTTAATGATATTAAAAAGTAATAGATATAATTTAAAAAACTAA
- the rpsE gene encoding 30S ribosomal protein S5, translating to MSSLIEKKKYSNFELKEKLVGVTRVCKVTKGRRYFSFSAIVIKGNENGLVGYGFGKSKEATDAIHKAGEQAKRNLHQICISNGTIPHAQEAKYGGARILIKPASEGTGIIAGGSLRAVLEAVGLKNVLSKSKGSSNPHNVIKATIKALDLIRDVNIISKQRGISIEEVYNGIII from the coding sequence ATGAGTTCATTAATAGAAAAAAAAAAATATTCTAATTTTGAATTAAAAGAAAAATTAGTAGGAGTTACGAGAGTTTGTAAAGTTACAAAAGGTAGAAGATATTTTAGTTTTAGTGCTATTGTAATTAAGGGTAATGAAAATGGATTAGTAGGATATGGTTTTGGAAAATCTAAAGAAGCTACTGATGCTATTCATAAAGCTGGAGAACAAGCTAAAAGAAATTTACATCAAATTTGTATTTCAAATGGAACTATTCCTCATGCACAAGAAGCTAAATATGGAGGAGCAAGAATTTTAATAAAACCAGCATCAGAAGGTACAGGAATAATAGCGGGTGGATCATTAAGAGCAGTCTTAGAAGCTGTAGGATTAAAAAATGTATTATCTAAATCTAAAGGATCATCAAATCCACATAATGTAATAAAAGCTACAATTAAAGCATTAGATTTAATAAGAGATGTTAATATTATTTCTAAACAAAGAGGAATTTCTATTGAAGAAGTTTATAATGGTATAATAATATAA
- the infA gene encoding translation initiation factor IF-1: MAKQKHIEVDGTIIESSPNAMFRVELENGCIVKAHISGKMRMHYIRILPGDKVRLEMSSYDLQRGRITYRY; this comes from the coding sequence ATGGCAAAACAGAAACATATAGAAGTAGATGGAACAATAATAGAATCATCACCAAATGCGATGTTTCGTGTTGAATTGGAAAATGGTTGTATTGTAAAAGCGCATATTTCAGGAAAAATGAGAATGCATTATATTAGAATATTACCTGGTGATAAAGTTAGATTAGAAATGTCATCTTATGATTTACAAAGGGGTAGAATTACATATAGATATTGA
- the rplO gene encoding 50S ribosomal protein L15 has protein sequence MYLNFLKPNKKSSKKKMRLGRGQGSGKGGTCGRGHKGAKSRSGYSKKLGFEGGQNPIQRRLPKFGFKNRNKKKYCCINLDTIQNLIDKKIIVDNLVNKEVLIKYNLLKRNCKLIKILAGKGHFKSLITIEASKFSKKSILYIKNAGGKLLYK, from the coding sequence ATGTATTTAAATTTTTTGAAACCAAATAAAAAATCTAGTAAAAAAAAAATGAGATTAGGAAGAGGACAAGGTAGTGGAAAAGGAGGAACTTGTGGAAGAGGACATAAAGGAGCAAAATCTCGTTCTGGATATTCTAAGAAATTAGGATTTGAAGGAGGTCAAAATCCAATACAACGAAGACTTCCAAAGTTTGGATTTAAAAATAGAAATAAAAAAAAATATTGTTGTATTAATTTAGATACTATTCAAAATTTAATAGATAAAAAAATTATAGTTGATAATTTAGTGAATAAAGAAGTATTAATAAAATATAATTTACTAAAAAGAAATTGTAAATTAATAAAAATTTTAGCAGGTAAAGGCCATTTTAAATCATTAATTACAATTGAAGCATCTAAATTTAGTAAAAAATCAATATTATATATAAAAAATGCAGGTGGAAAATTATTATATAAGTAA
- the rpmJ gene encoding 50S ribosomal protein L36, producing MKVKTSLKKRTSDCKIIMRKGRLRIINKKNPRFKQKQG from the coding sequence ATGAAAGTTAAAACATCATTAAAAAAAAGAACTAGTGATTGTAAAATTATTATGAGAAAAGGTAGATTAAGGATTATTAATAAAAAAAATCCAAGATTTAAACAAAAACAAGGTTAA
- the rplR gene encoding 50S ribosomal protein L18: MKKYNINKNLRISVFRSNKHIYVQIIDDNLKTTLTSSSSVEVLKKNDQIKHKTKIEISYEVGKLLGIKAQKLKLKKVVFDKGKYMYHGRVKSLANGIRKMGLNF; the protein is encoded by the coding sequence ATGAAAAAATATAATATAAATAAAAATTTAAGAATTTCTGTCTTTAGAAGTAATAAACATATATATGTACAAATAATTGATGATAATCTTAAAACTACTTTAACATCTTCTTCTTCTGTTGAAGTTTTAAAAAAAAATGATCAAATTAAACATAAAACTAAAATAGAAATATCATATGAAGTTGGAAAATTATTAGGAATAAAAGCTCAAAAATTGAAATTAAAAAAAGTAGTTTTTGATAAAGGTAAATATATGTATCATGGAAGAGTAAAATCATTAGCAAATGGAATTAGAAAAATGGGATTAAATTTTTAA